A genome region from Novosphingobium sp. G106 includes the following:
- the istB gene encoding IS21-like element helper ATPase IstB, translated as MASKRLMSCWAKSSLRENRRIKAALRMARLPVVKTLAGYDFSFQPSLDKNRILALAGLDFIERAEVVHLLGPPGTGKSHIATALAVEAVRAGKAVYFIPLADLIAQLAKAEREGTLREKIRFLTRASLLVVDEIGYLPVTPGGANLFFQLVNARYEKGAMILTSNRGFAEWGEVFGDPVVATALLDRLLHHAVVIQIEGSSYRMREHAALVPENVRNGAPFNPHPPKRRGRPPMKGKPDHEYG; from the coding sequence ATGGCATCGAAGCGCTTGATGAGCTGCTGGGCGAAGAGCTCGCTGCGCGAGAACCGCCGGATCAAGGCTGCCCTGCGCATGGCGCGGCTCCCTGTGGTCAAGACCCTGGCCGGCTACGACTTCTCCTTCCAGCCATCGCTCGATAAGAACCGCATCCTGGCGCTCGCCGGCCTCGACTTTATCGAACGAGCCGAGGTCGTCCATCTGCTCGGCCCTCCCGGCACCGGCAAAAGCCACATCGCTACAGCACTTGCCGTCGAGGCCGTCCGCGCCGGCAAAGCAGTCTACTTCATCCCGCTCGCCGATCTGATCGCGCAGCTTGCCAAAGCCGAGCGTGAAGGCACACTGAGGGAGAAGATCCGCTTCCTCACCAGGGCATCGCTGCTGGTCGTCGACGAGATCGGTTACCTGCCGGTCACGCCCGGCGGCGCCAACCTGTTCTTCCAGCTCGTCAACGCCCGCTACGAAAAGGGCGCCATGATCCTCACTTCCAATCGCGGCTTCGCCGAATGGGGAGAGGTCTTCGGCGATCCTGTCGTCGCCACCGCGCTGCTCGACAGGCTGCTGCACCACGCCGTCGTCATCCAGATCGAAGGCTCCAGCTACCGCATGCGTGAGCACGCGGCGCTCGTGCCCGAAAACGTCCGCAACGGCGCCCCGTTCAATCCGCACCCGCCAAAGCGCCGCGGGCGACCACCGATGAAAGGA